The following coding sequences are from one Anopheles bellator chromosome X, idAnoBellAS_SP24_06.2, whole genome shotgun sequence window:
- the LOC131213372 gene encoding AF4/FMR2 family member lilli — MTSIERPAGGALALHYAAARGCLDCVRLLTEAAPDISANTQMENDVTPVYLAAQEGHLEVLKFLVLEAGGSLYVRARDGMAAIHAASQMGCLDCLRWMIEDQAVDPNLRDGDGATPLHFAASRGHLSVVRWLLKHGAKLSLDKYGKSPINDAAENQQVECLNVLVQHGNILQQQQQQEQSETATGGGGHPKSGSPAGKQLQDAYQSQVRGSSLPKHSGRASRKSSAGTYNRAKTTSAAVHLGHQQQHGSSTLLSTKSSTGSSDSEPFYLHPPTIRKTKDGLYARQSPDAYYGSVLPNDGVYVNPMRRGSSTPTSPSGSISGESFFLHDPQDVIYNRVKDLFDTDVAGLKEEKIVNNRAIGAQGGEVHSSSSGAASGSDEDLSVSSSNSGGGSGAPGPGGAAGEGVGLAGSGTSGGPPAHVVDLMGKASSVGGGSHEHDYEDIYLIREQTQYAACAEVSNMHGVGRSRSRDSGSHSRSASASSNRSDVILQLTANNQYANNKENMLLAKRNNMLYEQQQQQQQRHHQHYPGTKLLPKPVYNNVMGKLKGQGEPPHSRKGSVSALDAGGLLDYSTGTMRSSCTTDNAYESVCSPESVYERAAEKGLVGSKKQQQQQHQQQHQHSQHSPYSLAAPGEAASGTTVNANGATNGIGVHAAAAAAAAAAGEAIKRNGPPPPPQPPVSEENKNAGPPPPPLPPPLKAGSYGFSSSGNGGHLAALVPIISSSGGGYSYPKGTRGANALDQQQTEAAFGDHHHHQQQQQLQQQQQQQYRLQRLIGGEHHGEQQYDSDSGLEVLEESTLKPSDLIRGNHNRSMSIVSANKKAKLIHGNGRLCGASATESGALAAGLHCSKVPRTGPVSSVDEQHCHQQHHHHQPQRQQQQQQQQQQQYSTGSSGQQQQQQQLQHYRHQHHQGPNLVNKQLVLPFVPPSFPNGSGDGSNHLIKPSEYLKSISDKKSNAGSQRSSDTEDYMPLNNTLIVQAGSEPPNPPPPPPAPPLGQILGVPGATLSSTLSYQHHNRATAGGNGGGSGGSLATDKPNSGRPPPPPPPQDSDIRKLHQPLSAISIQDLNSVQLRRTDKMLSKTFSAPTRSISMQCLSTTSEQFLSQKTDLIAELKLSKDIAGVKKMKVERAKLEDRQATEVYSEVTRQFTAQNYVDQIFQVPERDNAGNIIPDWKRQMLAKKAAEKAKKEFEERLAREAEDRRLSAIPKWKRDLIARKEEAESKLRSSIYTPKVEEPQRRSDTWRNRISQRAMSIDNISSFGADDPGLLRCTKENQYHQTSTAPGNRNGGVTTTGGWSASNGGGGTTNGGGVDGGAVRNGGATTNTERRSMENISYGKLEAAGTAHGYNLSDMPPPTPGESVCGGDEDDGEQIIPWRAHLRKTNSRLSLIG; from the exons ATGACTTCGATCGAgcgtccggccggcggtgcgTTGGCGCTGCACTACGCGGCGGCCCGCGGATGCCTCGACTGTGTGCGCCTGTTGACCGAAGCGGCCCCCGACATCAG CGCCAACACACAGATGGAAAACGACGTGACACCGGTGTACCTGGCGGCCCAGGAAGGTCACCTGGAAGTGCTGAAGTTTCTCGTGCTCGAGGCGGGCGGGTCGCTGTACGTGCGGGCCCGCGACGGTATGGCCGCGATCCATGCGGCCTCGCAGATGGGCTGCCTGGACTGTTTGCGGTGGATG ATTGAGGACCAGGCGGTGGACCCGAATCTGCGCGACGGGGACGGTGCGACACCGCTGCACTTTGCCGCGTCCCGTGGACACCTGAGCGTGGTGCGTTGGCTGCTGAAGCACGGTGCCAAGCTGTCGCTGGATAAGTACGGCAAAAGTCCGATCAACGATGCGGCCGAGAACCAGCAGGTCGAATGTCTGAACGTCTTGGTCCAGCACGGCAACAtcctacagcaacagcaacagcaggaacAGTCCGAAACAGCCACCGGCGGAGGAGGGCACCCGAAAAGTGGTTCACCGGCGGGTAAGCAGCTACAGGACGCGTACCAGTCACAGGTCCGGGGCAGTTCGCTGCCGAAGCATTCTGGACGGGCGTCCCGCAAGAGCTCGGCCGGCACGTACAATCGGGCCAAGACAACGTCGGCCGCCGTTCACcttggccaccagcagcagcacggctcCAGCACGCTGCTGTCGACCAAATCGTCCACCGGGAGCTCCGACTCGGAACCATTCTACCTGCATCCGCCGACGATCCGCAAAACGAAG GACGGTCTGTACGCGCGCCAGTCACCGGACGCGTACTACGGTTCGGTTCTGCCCAACGACGGGGTCTACGTGAACCCGATGCGGCGCGGCTCCTCGACGCCCACGTCCCCGAGTGGCAGCATTTCGGGCGAGTCGTTCTTCCTGCACGACCCGCAGGATGTGATCTACAACCGTGTGAAGGACCTGTTCGACACGGACGTTGCGGGCCTGAAAGAGGAGAAGATCGTCAACAATCGAGCGATAGGGGCGCAAGGGGGAGAGGTACACTCGAGCAGCAGTGGCGCGGCCAGTGGTTCGGACGAGGACCTCTCGGTTTCGTCCTCCAACTCGGGCGGTGGTTCGGGTGCCCCCGGCCCTGGTGGGGCAGCCGGTGAAGGCGTTGGGCTGGCGGGTAGTGGAACAAGCGGAGGACCCCCGGCGCACGTGGTTGACCTGATGGGCAAGGCGTCGAGCGTGGGCGGTGGTAGCCACGAGCACGACTACGAGGACATCTATCTGATCCGGGAGCAGACGCAGTATGCGGCGTGCGCGGAAGTGTCGAACATGCACGGCGTCGGTCGAAGCCGGTCGCGTGACAGCGGCTCCCACAGTCGGTCCGCTAGCGCTAGCTCGAACCGCAGCGACGTGATCCTGCAGTTGACCGCCAACAACCAG TACGCCAACAACAAGGAGAATATGTTGCTCGCCAAGCGCAACAACATGCTGtacgagcagcaacagcagcagcaacagcggcaccaTCAGCACTACCCGGGAACGAAGCTGCTACCGAAGCCCGTCTACAACAACGTGATGGGGAAACTGAAGGGCCAGGGAGAGCCGCCCCACAGCCGGAAAGGTTCCGTGTCGGCGCTGGACGCTGGCGGACTGCTGGACTACTCCACCGGCACGATGCGCTCGTCGTGCACCACCGACAACGCGTACGAGAGCGTCTGCTCCCCGGAGAGCGTCTACGAGCGTGCGGCCGAGAAGGGCCTGGTGGGCAgcaaaaagcagcagcaacagcagcaccaacagcagcaccaacattCGCAACATTCACCGTACTCTCTGGCAGCGCCGGGCGAAGCAGCAAGTGGAACAACCGTTAACGCGAATGGTGCCACTAACGGTATCGGTGTCCatgcagcagccgcagcagcagcagcagcagctggtgaggcaatcaaacgaaacggaccgccgccaccgccccaaCCGCCGGtgagcgaagaaaataaaaatgcag ggccaccgccaccaccgcttcCGCCACCGCTGAAAGCCGGTAGCTATGGTTTCAGCAGCAGTGGCAATGGCGGGCACCTTGCCGCTTTGGTCCCGATCATCAGTTcctccggcggcggctacAGTTACCCGAAGGGCACGCGAGGCGCCAATGCACTCGACCAGCAGCAGACCGAAGCGGCGTTtggcgatcatcatcaccatcagcaacagcaacagctacagcaacagcagcagcagcagtatcgcCTCCAGAGGTTGATCGGTGGCGAGCATCACGGCGAGCAGCAGTACGACTCCGATTCCGGGCTCGAGGTGCTGGAGGAGTCTACCCTCAAGCCGTCCGATCTGATCCGTGGCAACCACAATCGGAGCATGTCCATCGTTTCCG CAAATAAGAAAGCTAAGCTGATTCACGGCAACGGCAGGCTGTGCGGTGCGTCGGCGACGGAAAGTGGTGCACTGGCGGCAGGGCTGCACTGCTCGAAGGTGCCCCGAACTGGCCCGGTCTCGTCAGTCGACGAGCAGCACTGCCATcagcaacaccatcaccatcaaccgcaacggcagcagcagcagcagcagcagcagcagcaacagtattcaaccggcagcagcggccagcaacaacagcagcagcaactacaGCACtaccgccaccaacaccaccaaggCCCGAACCTGGTCAACAAGCAGCTCGTCCTGCCGTTCGTGCCACCCAGCTTCCCGAACGGTTCCGGCGACGGTTCGAACCACCTGATCAAACCGTCCGAGTATCTGAAGAGTATCAGTGACAAAAAGTCCAATGCGGGCTCGCAGAG ATCATCAGATACGGAGGATTATATGCCATTGAACAACACCCTGATTGTACAGGCGGGTTCGGAGCCACCGAATCCACCCCCTCCGCCACCCGCACCACCGCTCGGGCAAATCCTTGGCGTACCGGGTGCCACGCTCAGCTCGACCCTGTCTtaccaacacca CAACCGAGCTACGGCaggcggcaacggtggtggcagcggcggcagcctCGCAACGGATAAGCCGAACAGTGGCCGCCCGCCGCCTCCACCTCCCCCGCAGGACAGCGACATTCGGAAGCTGCACCAGCCACTGTCGGCCATCTCGATCCAGGACCTGAACAGCGTGCAGCTCCGCCGGACCGACAAGATGCTGTCGAAGACGTTCTCGGCGCCGACGCGCAGCATCAGCATGCAGTGCCTGTCGACCACCAGCGAGCAGTTCCTGTCGCAGAAAACGGATCTCATCGCCGAGCTGAAGCTGTCGAAGGACATTGCGGGCGTGAAAAAGATGAAGGTCGAGCGGGCGAAGCTTGAGGATCGGCAAGCGACCGAGGTGTACTCGGAGGTGACCCGCCAGTTCACAGCGCAGAATTACGTTGACCAG ATCTTTCAGGTCCCGGAGCGAGACAACGCCGGCAACATCATCCCGGACTGGAAGCGCCAGATGCTGGCCAAGAAGGCGGCCGAGAAGGCCAAGAAGGAGTTCGAGGAACGGTTGGCCCGGGAGGCGGAGGACCGCCGCCTGTCCGCCATCCCCAAGTGGAAGCGCGACCTGATCGCTCGCAAGGAAGAGGCAGAAAGCAAGCTAAG ATCCTCGATTTACACGCCGAAGGTGGAGGAACCACAGCGCCGGTCGGACACGTGGCGCAATCGGATCTCGCAGCGCGCAATGTCCATCGACAACATCAGCTCGTTCGGCGCGGACGACCCGGGACTGCTGCGCTGCACGAAGGAGAATCAGTATCATCA GACGAGCACGGCACCCGGCAACAGGAACGGCGGAGTAACGACCACTGGCGGGTGGAGCGCctccaacggtggtggcggcacaACCAACGGCGGGGGCGTCGATGGTGGCGCTGTTCGTAACGGcggtgccaccaccaacaccgagcGCCGCTCGATGGAGAACATCAGCTACGGTAAGCTGGAAGCGGCCGGGACAGCGCACGGCTACAACCTGTCCGATATGCCGCCGCCCACACCCGGAGAGTCAGTGTGTggcggcgacgaggacgacggcgaacaGATCATCCCGTGGCGAGCGCACCTGCGGAAAACCAACAGCCGGCTGTCGCTGATAGGCTAG
- the LOC131213239 gene encoding basic helix-loop-helix domain-containing protein USF3-like, which translates to MNSALPTTNSPSKPPKYPTIARSHSSVGSAVAELNDSEDLYLPCVVGTSGGSATPQGPAQPSSIPLQPDRCLRVVSPSSDQKQQPNRKSYSDIEPAGDGYPKEKDANAVAVWRDPTANPIRSSSSSSDVVVALPENSTVDRRMSLSRWRDPGGGPRATIPRTAIPAAGAALLRSLQSRIAAGNGGGGGYSGNPSSAEYSYVYCDPVQMQQQQQEQLQHHHHHHHHHHHHHHHHQQQQQQRRQQHQQRQGRLSNLSSIGSADGVAQLLSSAHSPPALPSSDAAYCEPLYDEQQRRNQSPSPIPLPLPPPPPLPSQQSSVNRPQLPPPSSVHYQSTVVQQSSQYYPQNSARQQQHHYTYNEHHHHNYPLTSMGGNGKGTAVASSVSSRTKPPGSLRALFAKIFRKPSSSSAKKSSAVVGGGADMTQENIYEDISGLLKAGSGGSASARVRQQLALTDTAAHHSPTAAGNGSSSSLVFGAATPVGAINRIGTIAHSPSAAGPSSVSGSRIRRLRSSEDDKDDDDEDDEEGGFTIATEWNWVEKQHERVMRELNLSVERLIMPTQYEQKVVKKGIKETGGVLGHMTVAYQSVDDSMCNPYAIEEIPSPSHRWMGKKPVEGMGSSMIVSMPPPQQSPTPSLPSLPALPALPAVERHSPTVSYGKSYGDVDSGISSSSTSGTSYTSNILYRNNPNYPQQQQQQGGAAAVDIPQATAFRLSLAAQQQQRRHDNTRTGYFKTK; encoded by the exons ATGAACAGTGCACTACCAACAACGAACTCGCCATCCAAGCCCCCCAAGTACCCGACCATCGCAAGGTCGCACAGCTCTGTTGGTTCAGCGGTGGCGGAACTCAACGACAGCGAGGATCTGTACCTTCCGTGCGTCGTGGGTACTAGTGGTGGCAGTGCAACCCCCCAAGGACCGGCGCAACCGTCGTCGATCCCTCTGCAACCTGACCGTTGCTTGAGGGTGGTATCCCCATCGTCGGACCAGAAGCAGCAACCAAATCGGAAGTCATACAGCGACATCGAACCTGCTGGCGACGGCTATCCGAAGGAGAAAGATGCAAATGCCGTTGCGGTGTGGCGAGATCCGACAGCTAATCCGATCCGTtccagtagtagtagcagtgaTGTGGTGGTGGCACTACCGGAAAATTCCACCGTTGATCGGCGAATG TCGCTCAGCAGGTGGCGTGACCCAGGCGGTGGTCCCAGGGCCACCATCCCACGTACCGCGATACCGGCAGCCGGTGCTGCCCTGTTGAGATCGCTGCAATCGAGAATCGCTGCtggcaatggtggtggtggtgggtacAGCGGCAATCCTTCATCGGCCGAGTACTCCTACGTTTATTGTGACCCAGTtcagatgcagcagcagcaacaggagcagctgcagcatcatcaccatcatcatcaccatcaccaccatcatcatcatcaccatcagcagcagcagcagcagcggcggcaacaacatcagcagcggcaaggACGGCTCTCAAACCTGAGCAGCATTGGCAGCGCGGATGGCGTAGCCCAGCTCCTGTCAAGTGCTCATTCTCCGCCTGCGCTGCCATCGTCCGATGCAGCGTACTGTGAGCCGCTGtacgacgagcagcagcggcgaaATCAATCACCATCGCCAATACCattgccactgccaccaccaccaccgttgcctTCTCAACAATCATCAGTGAACCGTCCCCagctgccaccgccgtccTCCGTCCACTACCAGTCGACTGTGGTGCAACAGTCGTCGCAATATTATCCACAGAATTCGgcccgacagcagcagcatcactaCACCTATAatgaacaccaccaccataacTACCCCCTAACATCAATGGGCGGTAATGGAAAGGGGACGGCGGTGGCATCGTCGGTATCGAGCCGTACGAAACCGCCAGGTTCATTGCGTGCCTTATTTGCCAAAATTTTCCGAAAGCCGTCCTCATCATCGGCGAAGAAAAGTTCGGCGGTTGTAGGAGGAGGTGCTGACATGACGCAGGAGAACATCTACGAGGACATATCGGGACTACTGAAAgctggcagcggtggcagcgccAGTGCCAGGGTTAGACAGCAGCTTGCTCTTACAGACACTGCCGCCCATCATTCCCCTACAGCAGCAGGTAatgggagcagcagcagcttggtGTTTGGTGCGGCAACTCCGGTCGGTGCCATTAACAGGATCGGGACCATCGCCCACAGCCCTTCGGCTGCAGGTCCCAGTAGTGTGTCCGGTAGCCGCATTCGTAGGCTTCGCTCCTCCGAAGACGacaaggatgatgatgatgaggacgacgaggaaggtGGCTTTACGATCGCCACTGAGTGGAACTGGGTGGAGAAGCAGCACGAACGCGTGATGAGAGAGTTGAACCTCTCGGTCGAGCGACTCATTATGCCCACGCAATACGAACAAAAGGTGGTCAAGAAGGGAATTAAGGAAACCGGCGGTGTATTGGGGCACATGACAGTTGCCTACCAGTCGGTGGACGATTCTATGTGCAACCCGTACGCAATAGAAGAGATTCCCTCCCCCTCCCATCGCTGGATGGGGAAGAAGCCTGTCGAAGGTATGGGCTCGTCGATGATAGTTTCGATGCCGCCACCACAACAATCGCCAACACCTTCGCTGCCCTCGTTGCCAGCGTTGCCAGCGTTGCCAGCGGTGGAGCGTCATTCGCCGACGGTATCTTACGGAAAGTCGTACGGTGACGTGGACAGCggtatcagcagcagcagcaccagtggcACCAGCTATACGAGCAACATCCTCTATCGCAACAACCCAAACtacccgcagcagcaacaacaacaagggGG ggccgccgccgtcgacatCCCGCAAGCCACCGCTTTCCGGTTATCGCTGGCcgcacaacagcagcagcggcggcacgATAACACACGCACGGGGTACTTTAAGACAAAGTAG